A DNA window from Mustelus asterias unplaced genomic scaffold, sMusAst1.hap1.1 HAP1_SCAFFOLD_1084, whole genome shotgun sequence contains the following coding sequences:
- the LOC144487840 gene encoding zinc finger protein 609-like, which yields MSLSSSSAGKGVDSNAVDAYDSGDEWDIGVGNLIIDLDADLEKDQQKMEMSGSKDGSIPVPSAVAALPENIKFVTPVQAPQGKESKSKAKRSKNAKDGGKSVSAASLYAVGESANGKKEIQGRSGDMANPSGLASSNSTSKGSEKGPKTVRNGAGSKKEKEGGSSKSKKDKSESSGGVQPPPGSDPNAAQQLGLGAGSKGSPFECAQGTSCPDGTVGQVLDLGNAPVDTNSISNLLGIKSESEEAESECRPLKKIKTEKPHRTSR from the coding sequence ATGTCCTTAAGCAGCAGTTCAGCTGGGAAAGGTGTGGATTCGAATGCTGTTGATGCCTACGACAGTGGGGATGAGTGGGATATCGGAGTTGGGAATTTAATCATTGACTTGGATGCAGACTTAGAAAAGGACCAGCagaaaatggaaatgtcaggGTCAAAGGATGGAAGCATCCCAGTGCCAAGTGCGGTGGCAGCTCTGCCAGAGAATATCAAGTTTGTCACGCCAGTTCAAGCACCTCAAGGCAAGGAGAGCAAATCAAAGGCGAAAAGGAGCAAGAATGCAAAGGATGGTGGGAAATCTGTGTCAGCTGCTTCCCTCTACGCAGTGGGAGAATCAGCAAATGGGAAGAAAGAGATTCAGGGCCGGTCCGGGGATATGGCGAATCCCAGCGGACTGGCGTCTTCCAACAGCACATCCAAAGGGTCGGAAAAGGGCCCAAAGACTGTCCGGAATGGAGCCGGATCGAAAAAGGAGAAGGAGGGTGGATCCAGCAAGAGCAAAAAGGATAAAAGTGAGAGCAGTGGAGGGGTGCAGCCACCCCCTGGGAGTGACCCAAACGCTGCACAACAgctggggttgggggcggggtcaAAGGGCAGCCCATTTGAATGTGCTCAGGGCACGAGCTGCCCAGATGgcactgtgggccaagtgctggatttGGGAAATGCGCCAGTGGATACCAACTCCATCTCCAACCTGCTGGGAATTAAAAGCGAGTCGGAGGAAGCTGAGAGCGAGTGTCGACCGCTGAAGAAGATCAAAACAGAGAAG